Within the Bacteroidales bacterium genome, the region CTTGCTTTTTAATGAATTTTCAGTCCTTAACCATTAGATTCGTGTTATGGAGGTTTGTATTTTATCTTTTTTTTTTCATTTAATAATAATTTTTTGGACAAAAAAACAGCGTGGCCAAATTGCCTACCGTTATTGAGGTCCGACCAAGAACCTGCATCTCAAGTAAAGCAACGGTCACGCCTTGACGTGGCGTTTTTGCTTACTATCCTGAGATGCTTTGAAAATTTGGTCGGTTTCAATATCAGAAATCAACTAAACGCTATATTTTATTTTTCTTTAATTCTACACCTTTATGATTTTATTTTTTCAGGATTTTGTCTACAGTCAAATACTTTCATTATATAAATCTCTTTTTCGGTAAGCTTGTAAATAATTTTATAATTACTTGTTACAAGATACCTGTATTCTCCTTTTTTATGTATTAATAATTCTTCAATTTGTCCTTTTCGTGGTTGCTTTTGTAAATTTTTTGCAGAAGAAAAAATCCTATTTTTAATATTTTTTGCTACACGTAATGAAGCTTTTAATTTATAGTATTTATAAATTAATTTTGTTTCTTCGAGAGCTTCGTGAGTCCAGATTATTTTCATAAAAATATTTACCAATTCTCGGATTCTTTTTCCGCTTCATGCTGCGAATAAATCTTTCCTGATTTAATATCTTTTTCTGCTCTATCTATGCTTGC harbors:
- a CDS encoding type II toxin-antitoxin system RelE/ParE family toxin, with the protein product MKIIWTHEALEETKLIYKYYKLKASLRVAKNIKNRIFSSAKNLQKQPRKGQIEELLIHKKGEYRYLVTSNYKIIYKLTEKEIYIMKVFDCRQNPEKIKS